One genomic window of Arachis hypogaea cultivar Tifrunner chromosome 8, arahy.Tifrunner.gnm2.J5K5, whole genome shotgun sequence includes the following:
- the LOC112705721 gene encoding U-box domain-containing protein 44: MMASSWDGSNDPGSQSDDSFHFDRLHIEPIYDAFVCPLTKQVMRDPVTLENGQTFEREAIEKWFKECKESGRQLVCPLTLQELKSAELNPSMALRNTIEEWTARNEAAQLDMARRSLNMGSPESDTLHTLKYIQHICRRSRSNKHNVRGAGLIPMIVDMLKSSSRKIRCRALETLRVVVEEDDENKELLAEGDTVRTVVKFLSHELSKEREEAVSLLYELSKSETLCEKIGSINGAILILVGMTSSNSEDLSTVEKADKTLENLEKCENNVRQMAENGRLKPLLTQLLEGPPETKLSMAGFLGELVLNNDVKVHVARTAGSSLINIMKSGNMQSREAALKALNQISCEPSAKVLIEAGILSPLVNDLFAVGPNQLPTRLKEVAATILANVVNSGEDFDSIPFGPGHQTLVSEDIVHNLLHLISNTGPAIECKLLQVLVGLTNSPTTVLSVVSAIKSSGATISLVQFIEAPQKDLRVASIRLLRNLSPHMGQELADALRGSVGQLSGLVKVISESTGITEEQAAAVGLLADLPERDLGLTRQLLDEGAFQLVISRVIAIRKGEIRSSRFMTPFLEGLVKILARVTYVIDQEPEALALCRDHNLAALFIEMLQTNGLDNVQMVSATALENLSQESKNLTKLPDLPPPGVCASIFTCCYTQPVITGLCRIHRGLCSLKETFCLFEGQAVLKLVALLDHTNVNVVEAALAALATLIDDGVDIEQGVQVLLDAEGVRPILDVLLEKRTENLRRRAVWAVERLLRTEDIAYEVSGDQNVSTALVDAFQHGDYRTRQIAERALKHVDKIPNFSGIFPNMGGA, from the exons ATGATGGCTTCAAGCTGGGATGGAAGCAATGACCCTGGCAGCCAGTCAGATGATAGCTTTCATTTCGATAGGTTGCACATTGAGCCCATTTATGATGCTTTCGTGTGTCCTCTGACAAAGCAAGTTATGCGGGACCCTGTAACGTTAGAAAATGGACAGACTTTTGAACGTGAAGCAATTGAAAAGTGGTTCAAGGAATGCAAGGAAAGTGGACGGCAACTTGTTTGTCCGTTGACTCTGCAGGAGTTAAAGAGTGCAGAACTGAATCCAAGTATGGCTCTGCGAAACACCATTGAAGAGTGGACGGCCAGGAATGAAGCTGCACAGCTGGATATGGCTCGCCGCTCGTTGAATATGGGAAGTCCAGAAAGTGATACGCTTCATACTTTAAAGTATATCCAGCACATATGCCGAAGAAGCAGGTCAAATAAGCATAATGTCCGCGGTGCAGGGCTCATACCCATGATTGTTGACATGTTGAAGAGCAGCAGCCGTAAGATACGATGTAGAGCTTTGGAAACTCTTAGAGTTGTGGTAGAGGAAGACGATGAAAATAAG GAATTGTTGGCGGAAGGTGACACTGTGCGTACAGTTGTAAAATTCCTGTCTCATGAGCTTTCAAAAGAAAGAGAGGAAGCTGTCTCTTTGCTTTATGAGCTCTCAAAATCTGAAACCCTATGTGAGAAGATTGGTTCAATTAATGGAGCTATTCTTATATTAGTTGGAATGACAAGCAGCAATTCAGAAGATCTTTCTACTGTTGAGAAGGCTGATAAAACATTGGAGAATCTGGAGAAGTGTGAGAATAACGTACGGCAGATGGCTGAAAATGGTAGATTGAAGCCTCTTCTGACCCAACTTCTTGAAG GTCCACCGGAAACAAAACTTTCAATGGCTGGATTCCTTGGTGAGCTGGTTTTGAACAATGACGTCAAAGTCCATGTTGCTAGAACTGCAGGTTCATCTTTGATCAATATAATGAAAAGTGGTAATATGCAGTCAAGAGAAGCTGCACTGAAGGCACTAAATCAGATATCGTGCGAGCCAAGTGCAAAGGTTCTTATCGAAGCGGGAATACTTTCTCCTCTTGTCAATGACCTTTTTGCAGTGGGTCCAAATCAGCTTCCAACACGATTAAAAGAGGTTGCTGCTACAATTCTTGCCAATGTGGTGAACTCAGGGGAAGACTTTGACTCAATTCCTTTCGGACCTGGTCACCAAACTCTGGTCTCAGAGGACATAGTTCATAATCTACTTCATCTCATAAGCAATACTGGTCCAGCAATTGAGTGCAAACTTCTCCAAGTTCTTGTCGGACTCACTAATTCTCCAACCACAGTTCTGAGTGTGGTTTCTGCTATCAAAAGTTCTGGCGCCACTATCAGTTTAGTTCAATTCATTGAGGCTCCACAGAAAGATCTGCGTGTAGCTTCCATAAGACTTCTTCGAAATCTCTCACCCCACATGGGTCAGGAACTAGCCGATGCTCTACGTGGCTCAGTCGGACAGCTTAGTGGTCTAGTTAAAGTCATATCAGAGAGTACAGGAATCACTGAAGAGCAGGCAGCAGCTGTTGGCCTTTTAGCGGATCTTCCTGAGAGGGATTTGGGACTCACAAGGCAGCTGCTAGATGAAGGTGCATTTCAGCTGGTCATATCTAGGGTGATTGCCATCAGGAAGGGTGAGATCAGGAGCAGTCGCTTCATGACACCATTTCTTGAAGGGCTTGTGAAGATCCTTGCAAGGGTTACATATGTCATCGATCAGGAGCCAGAAGCCCTTGCACTCTGTCGTGACCACAATCTTGCTGCATTGTTTATTGAAATGCTTCAAACTAACGGACTTGATAATGTACAGATGGTTTCCGCCACAGCTTTAGAGAACCTGTCCCAAGAGTCgaaaaatttaacaaagttgcctGATTTGCCACCGCCAGGTGTTTGTGCTTCAATCTTTACATGCTGTTACACACAACCGGTCATTACTGGACTGTGTAGAATTCATAGAGGATTGTGCTCTTTAAAAGAAACATTTTGCCTTTTTGAAGGGCAAGCAGTCCTTAAGTTGGTAGCTCTACTGGACCACACGAATGTGAATGTGGTTGAGGCAGCACTTGCAGCCTTAGCTACTCTTATAGATGATGGAGTGGATATTGAACAAGGAGTACAGGTGTTGTTGGATGCGGAGGGAGTGCGGCCTATACTCGATGTGTTACTCGAGAAACGGACAGAGAACTTGCGGAGGAGGGCAGTCTGGGCAGTGGAGAGATTGTTGCGAACAGAGGATATAGCCTATGAAGTTTCAGGCGATCAAAATGTGAGCACTGCACTTGTGGATGCTTTCCAGCATGGCGACTACCGAACAAGGCAGATTGCGGAGCGTGCCCTCAAGCATGTTGATAAGATACCAAACTTCTCCGGAATCTTCCCAAACATGGGAGGAGCGTAA
- the LOC112705720 gene encoding uncharacterized protein isoform X1, which produces MEERHFIPESGGDQEPPQEAVEVENRREVRLQPGAEEKLVLQFMDSLNSYLSLSHSLSSTLGQAWMELASARHSMGTARLNTSLLDLKFHPASTTLKITEYDVDLVDAKAWFVLRKWVSSEEVEEDEDSNSTKSSERADDDDDVVVRRERAKSLSVFGILIPPKLRAAQLSFERALETLVEMANMRSRFLYSFHQLHQEVEDTKE; this is translated from the exons ATGGAGGAACGGCATTTCATTCCCGAAAGTGGCGGCGATCAAGAACCGCCGCAGGAGGCGGTTGAAGTTGAGAATCGACGGGAAGTGCGACTCCAGCCTGGAGCTGAAGAGAAACTCGTGTTGCAATTCATGGACTCACTTAATAGCTATCTTtccctctctcactctctctcttccacACTTGGACAA GCATGGATGGAATTAGCGAGTGCGAGGCATTCCATGGGAACTGCACGCCTTAATACTTCTCTTTTGGACCTCAAATTCCATCCAGCTTCTACAACGTTGAAAATTACCGAATATGATG TTGATTTGGTAGATGCAAAAGCATGGTTCGTGTTGCGTAAATGGGTATCCTctgaagaagttgaagaagatgaagatagtAATAGCACCAAATCTTCTG AACGcgcagatgatgatgatgatgtagta GTTCGAAGGGAGCGAGCGAAGTCATTGTCAGTCTTTGGAATTTTAATTCCGCCAAAGCTTCGAGCCGCCCAACTGTCATTTGAGAGAG CACTAGAGACCCTAGTAGAAATGGCAAATATGCGCTCGAGATTCCTATATTCTTTTCACCAACTTCATCAAGAGGTAGAAGATACTAAGGAATAG
- the LOC112705719 gene encoding uncharacterized protein → MAAPPNMDQFEAYFRRADLDGDGRISGAEAVSFFMGSNLPKPVLAQVWNYADQAKTGFLGRNEFYNALRLVTVAQSKRDLTPDIVKAALYGPAAAKIPAPQINLAALPPPRQNAVAPAASMPQMGVTALRPNAVAPAVSMPQMGVTAPRPNSVAPAASMPQMGVTAPHPNSISPAASMTMGVTAPTSTQGFAYRGQGFPGPAANQQYFPSQLGPTMRQPQSMPATSAPRPQQGVVGPDISKGVSVAGHNLSNPSISSGWNSGGPGTVAARPGGLAPSLPLSTSAPPLAPVSPMSQPTTVNTRALSVSGNGFSSNSVLGNDLFSTTSSTLKQEPAGQSFSFSSSPASSAIVPVSSGAQPATKKNALDSLQSAFSMQPVGSQFQRGQSASHPSQQISPPASASHPSQQISPPASSPHASSGISAGLGNTNSDNSQQSWPKMKPSDVQKYTRVFMEVDTDRDGKITGEQARSLFLSWRLPIDVLKKVWDLSDQDNDSMLSLKEFCYALYLMERYREGHSLPPTLPHNVMFDETLLSMLGHPKIPHGGAAWGIRPGFQQQQGTPGARPVAPIAGLRPPVQGTSVQVSGNMLPNQQKSGAPVLEDSFMNRTNNGEQHMPKPQDATTTEKAEEAENVILDSKEKLEYYRNKMQELVLYKSRCDNRLNEITERASADKREAELLSKKYEEKYKQVAEIASKLTVEEAKFRDIQERKVELQQAIVKMEQGGSADGILQVRADRIQSDLEELFKALAERCKKHGIDVKSIAMVQLPTGWQPGIAEGAALWDEDWDKFEDEGFANDLTFAKHASPKSKPTFVKGEQNFPDDNSAYGSPVNANGKQETAINGDYAVEDKSYTHSEDGFARSPRGSPAGRTTVEDSPFVKSPRGDAETRSFDESTWGAFDNNDDVDSVWNFPGTKDSDGDFFKSGDFGINPIRTGSTHADGMFQAKSPFTFDDSVPATPLSKFSNSPRYKNSTFDDSVPATPLSKFGNSPRYSEAGDFFETSRFDSRFDSFSMHDGGFSPQPEGFTRFDSFSSSKDFGYSSENFTRSDSMSSNRDFGLNNDKFARFDSISSSRDVGFNNDKFSRFDSISSSSQDFGYHPETFTRFDSMSSSSKDFGHARFDSISSTKDLGHSSAFSFDDTDPFGSSGPFKVSSDTNSSKKGSDNWSAF, encoded by the exons ATGGCAGCACCACCTAACATGGATCAGTTCGAAGCGTATTTCAGGAGAGCGGATTTAGATGGTGATGGAAGAATCAGTGGAGCTGAAGCTGTCTCGTTCTTCATGGGATCCAATTTGCCCAAACCCGTCCTTGCTCAG GTATGGAATTATGCTGATCAGGCCAAAACTGGTTTCCTTGGGAGGAATGAGTTTTACAATGCTCTGAGATTGGTAACTGTTGCTCAGAGTAAGCGAGATTTGACGCCTGATATCGTGAAGGCCGCATTATATGGTCCTGCTGCTGCAAAAATCCCTGCACCTCAGATCAATCTTGCCGCATTACCCCCACCACGCCAGAATGCAGTAGCTCCTGCTGCATCAATGCCGCAGATGGGTGTCACCGCACTACGCCCAAATGCGGTAGCTCCTGCGGTTTCAATGCCGCAGATGGGTGTAACTGCACCACGCCCGAATTCGGTAGCTCCTGCAGCTTCAATGCCACAGATGGGGGTGACTGCACCGCATCCAAATTCGATTTCGCCTGCAGCTTCAATGACGATGGGTGTAACTGCACCAACATCAACCCAAGGTTTTGCCTACAGAGGGCAAGGATTTCCTGGTCCTGCTGCTAACCAGCAATATTTTCCTTCCCAGCTGGGTCCGACCATGAGACAGCCTCAATCTATGCCAGCTACTAGCGCTCCCCGCCCACAACAGGGGGTTGTAGGCCCGGATATTTCTAAAGGAGTTAGTGTGGCTGGCCACAATCTCTCTAATCCTAGCATCTCAAGTGGTTGGAATAGTGGAGGTCCTGGTACAGTTGCTGCTAGGCCTGGAGGACTAGCTCCATCACTTCCCTTATCAACGTCAGCACCACCACTTGCTCCTGTTTCACCAATGTCCCAGCCAACAACTGTCAACACAAGAGCGTTATCTGTTTCTGGAAATGGTTTCTCTTCCAATTCAGTATTGGGAAATGATTTATTCTCGACCACATCATCCACACTGAAACAAGAGCCGGCTGGACAGAGTTTTTCATTTAGCAGTTCACCTGCTTCGTCAGCCATTGTTCCAGTGTCTAGTGGTGCCCAACCTGCAACAAAGAAGAATGCTCTTGATTCACTCCAGAGTGCATTCTCAATGCAGCCTGTGGGTAGTCAATTTCAGCGAGGACAGTCTGCTTCACATCCAAGTCAGCAGATTTCACCACCTGCTTCTGCTTCACACCCTAGCCAGCAGATTTCACCACCTGCTTCTTCTCCCCATGCATCATCTGGGATTTCAGCTGGACTTGGAAATACTAATTCTGACAATTCACAGCAGTCTTGGCCAAAAATGAAACCTTCTGATGTGCAGAAGTATACAAGGGTGTTTATGGAAGTTGACACTGATAGGGATGGAAAAATCACAGGGGAGCAGGCCCGCAGTCTATTTTTAAGTTGGAGATTACCTATTG ATGTCTTAAAGAAGGTGTGGGACTTATCTGATCAGGATAATGATAGTATGCTTTCTTTGAAAGAGTTTTGTTATGCTCTTTATTTGATGGAGAGGTACAGGGAAGGTCACTCTCTTCCGCCAACCCTTCCACATAATGTCATGTTTGATGAGACACTATTGTCTATGTTGGGCCATCCTAAAATTCCTCATGGAGGTGCTGCTTGGGGTATACGCCCAG GTTTTCAGCAGCAACAAGGGACGCCAGGTGCTCGGCCAGTGGCACCAATAGCTGGTTTGAGGCCGCCGGTTCAAGGAACTTCTGTCCAGGTTAGTGGCAATATGCTGCCCAATCAGCAAAAGTCGGGTGCTCCTGTGTTGGAGGATTCCTTTATGAATCGCACAAATAATGGTGAGCAGCATATGCCAAAGCCTCAAGATGCAACTACTACAGAGAAG GCTGAAGAAGCAGAGAATGTGATTTTGGATTCAAAAGAGAAGTTGGAATACTACCGCAACAAAATGCAGGAACTG GTTCTATATAAAAGCAGATGTGATAACAGACTGAATGAGATTACAGAAAGGGCATCTGCGGACAAACGTGAG GCAGAGTTGTTAAGCAAGAAATATGAAGAGAAGTACAAACAGGTAGCAGAAATAGCATCCAAATTGACTGTTGAAGAAGCTAAATTTCGTGATATACAG GAAAGGAAGGTGGAGTTGCAGCAAGCCATTGTCAAAATGGAACAAGGAGGCAGTGCAGATGGTATTCTTCAG GTCCGTGCTGATCGAATACAGTCAGATCTTGAGGAGTTATTTAAGGCTTTGGCTGAACGATGCAAGAAACATGGGATAGATGTGAAGTCAATTGCAATGGTTCAGCTTCCTACCG GATGGCAACCTGGGATTGCAGAGGGAGCAGCTCTTTGGGATGAAGATTGGGATAAATTTGAAGATGAAG GATTTGCCAATGATCTCACTTTTGCAAAACATGCATCTCCAAAATCAAAACCCACCTTCGTTAAAGGAGAGCAAAATTTCCCTGATGACAATTCAGCTTATGGTTCACCTGTGAATGCAAATGGGAAGCAAGAAACTGCTATTAATGGTGATTATGCAGTTGAAGATAAATCTTATACACACAGTGAAGATGGCTTTGCAAGAAGCCCTCGTGGTAGTCCAGCTGGAAGGACTACTGTGGAAGACAGTCCATTTGTGAAAAGTCCTCGAGGAGATGCAGAAACTAG AAGTTTTGATGAATCGACTTGGGGTGCATTCGACAATAATGACGATGTAGACTCGGTGTGGAATTTTCCTGGTACCAAG GACTCTGATGGAGATTTCTTCAAATCTGGTGACTTTGGTATTAACCCAATTAGAACAGGATCTACACATGCAGATGGCATGTTCCAGGCCAAGAGCCCATTTACTTTTGATGATTCGGTGCCTGCAACTCCACTTTCCAAGTTCAGCAACTCTCCGAGATACAAAAACTCCACTTTTGATGATTCAGTACCTGCAACTCCACTTTCCAAGTTTGGCAACTCTCCAAGGTACAGTGAGGCAGGGGATTTCTTTGAGACATCAAGGTTTGATTCAAGGTTCGATTCCTTCAGCATGCATGATGGTGGGTTTTCTCCACAACCAGAGGGGTTTACAAGATTTGATTCCTTTAGTAGCAGCAAGGATTTTGGCTACAGTAGTGAGAATTTCACAAGGTCCGATTCCATGAGTAGCAATAGAGATTTTGGCTTAAATAATGATAAATTCGCAAGGTTTGATTCCATTAGTAGCAGCAGAGATGTTGGGTTCAATAATGACAAATTTTCTAGGTTCGATTCCATAAGTAGCAGCAGCCAAGACTTTGGCTACCATCCTGAGACGTTCACAAGGTTTGATTCCATGAGTAGCAGCAGCAAAGATTTCGGGCATGCAAGGTTTGATTCAATTAGTAGCACCAAGGACTTAGGCCACAGCAGTGCATTCTCTTTCGATGACACTGATCCATTTGGTTCCTCTGGGCCATTTAAGGTTTCTTCAGATACTAATTCTTCGAAGAAGGGTTCTGATAATTGGAGTGCATTCTAG
- the LOC112705720 gene encoding uncharacterized protein isoform X3: MEERHFIPESGGDQEPPQEAVEVENRREVRLQPGAEEKLVLQFMDSLNSYLSLSHSLSSTLGQAWMELASARHSMGTARLNTSLLDLKFHPASTTLKITEYDAWFVLRKWVSSEEVEEDEDSNSTKSSERADDDDDVVVRRERAKSLSVFGILIPPKLRAAQLSFERALETLVEMANMRSRFLYSFHQLHQEVEDTKE; encoded by the exons ATGGAGGAACGGCATTTCATTCCCGAAAGTGGCGGCGATCAAGAACCGCCGCAGGAGGCGGTTGAAGTTGAGAATCGACGGGAAGTGCGACTCCAGCCTGGAGCTGAAGAGAAACTCGTGTTGCAATTCATGGACTCACTTAATAGCTATCTTtccctctctcactctctctcttccacACTTGGACAA GCATGGATGGAATTAGCGAGTGCGAGGCATTCCATGGGAACTGCACGCCTTAATACTTCTCTTTTGGACCTCAAATTCCATCCAGCTTCTACAACGTTGAAAATTACCGAATATGATG CATGGTTCGTGTTGCGTAAATGGGTATCCTctgaagaagttgaagaagatgaagatagtAATAGCACCAAATCTTCTG AACGcgcagatgatgatgatgatgtagta GTTCGAAGGGAGCGAGCGAAGTCATTGTCAGTCTTTGGAATTTTAATTCCGCCAAAGCTTCGAGCCGCCCAACTGTCATTTGAGAGAG CACTAGAGACCCTAGTAGAAATGGCAAATATGCGCTCGAGATTCCTATATTCTTTTCACCAACTTCATCAAGAGGTAGAAGATACTAAGGAATAG
- the LOC112705720 gene encoding uncharacterized protein isoform X2: MEERHFIPESGGDQEPPQEAVEVENRREVRLQPGAEEKLVLQFMDSLNSYLSLSHSLSSTLGQAWMELASARHSMGTARLNTSLLDLKFHPASTTLKITEYDDAKAWFVLRKWVSSEEVEEDEDSNSTKSSERADDDDDVVVRRERAKSLSVFGILIPPKLRAAQLSFERALETLVEMANMRSRFLYSFHQLHQEVEDTKE, from the exons ATGGAGGAACGGCATTTCATTCCCGAAAGTGGCGGCGATCAAGAACCGCCGCAGGAGGCGGTTGAAGTTGAGAATCGACGGGAAGTGCGACTCCAGCCTGGAGCTGAAGAGAAACTCGTGTTGCAATTCATGGACTCACTTAATAGCTATCTTtccctctctcactctctctcttccacACTTGGACAA GCATGGATGGAATTAGCGAGTGCGAGGCATTCCATGGGAACTGCACGCCTTAATACTTCTCTTTTGGACCTCAAATTCCATCCAGCTTCTACAACGTTGAAAATTACCGAATATGATG ATGCAAAAGCATGGTTCGTGTTGCGTAAATGGGTATCCTctgaagaagttgaagaagatgaagatagtAATAGCACCAAATCTTCTG AACGcgcagatgatgatgatgatgtagta GTTCGAAGGGAGCGAGCGAAGTCATTGTCAGTCTTTGGAATTTTAATTCCGCCAAAGCTTCGAGCCGCCCAACTGTCATTTGAGAGAG CACTAGAGACCCTAGTAGAAATGGCAAATATGCGCTCGAGATTCCTATATTCTTTTCACCAACTTCATCAAGAGGTAGAAGATACTAAGGAATAG
- the LOC112705718 gene encoding WUSCHEL-related homeobox 8, with protein sequence MEAEQATSGANNGIGSLYMKVMTDEQLEMLRQQISVYATICDRLVEMHKSITTQQDLAGMRLGNLYCDPLMACSGHKITARQRWTPTPLQLQILERIFDEGNGTPNKQKIKEITLELGQHGQISETNVYNWFQNRRARSKRKQLLPSQNNLEAEADVEVESPKEKKMPEIQETIHQVPSYENLSHSPDIGFEQLMSKLETGGCYGSYFL encoded by the exons ATGGAGGCAGAGCAAGCCACATCAGGAGCTAACAATGGAATCGGAAGCTTATACATGAAAGTGATGACCGATGAACAACTGGAAATGCTGCGGCAACAGATATCGGTCTACGCCACCATCTGCGACCGCCTGGTTGAGATGCACAAATCTATCACCACTCAGCAAGACCTCGCAG GAATGAGGTTAGGGAATTTATACTGTGATCCTCTCATGGCGTGCTCCGGCCACAAGATAACGGCGAGGCAGCGGTGGACGCCGACGCCTCTGCAACTTCAAATTCTGGAGCGTATATTTGACGAAGGGAATGGCACTCCAAACAAGCAGAAGATCAAGGAGATAACCCTTGAGCTTGGCCAACATGGCCAGATTTCAGAGACTAATGTCTATAATTGGTTCCAGAATCGAAGAGCACGTTCCAAGCGCAAGCAACTGCTTCCCTCCCAGAATAATCTAGAAGCAGAAGCAGATGTAGAAGTAGAGTCTCCAAAGGAGAAAAAGATGCCTGAAATTCAAGAAACAATTCATCAAGTTCCTTCCTATGAGAACTTGTCCCACAGTCCTGATATAG GATTTGAACAACTGATGAGTAAACTAGAAACTGGAGGCTGCTATGGTTCTTATTTTCTTTAG